Proteins encoded together in one Olsenella timonensis window:
- the priA gene encoding primosomal protein N', with product MPYASVVLDIPTRALGTAFDYAVPPALAADAVTGATVLVTFARRAAVGYVVAVRDEPPEGVPAEKIRPIEQVLAPAAFDDVAARVAAWMAREYACPLAEAVRPFLAPGQKVRVTRAAEGAPWELQTERAGAVDDRWARLAPAANDYEPPRSASRQRAVIEALLTGPLRVAELSATIPGAASAVAALERRGVVAVTRRRRLRGSDDTTLSSAAAPRPERLTDGQRAALDAIERARAAGRGDVVLVDGVTGSGKTEVYLAAIERALADGRGALVLVPEISLTAQTVGRFRSRFGDEVAVLHSRLSTGERFDQWDLVRQGAARVVVGARSALFAPLAEVGLVIIDEEHEGSYKQDKSPRYHAREVAAELARERGAALVLGSATPSLESLERCRAGGFRGARWTRVEMPERPGAAVLPRVTVVDMAEQFRGGGRSIFSAPLADALLDVARRREKAVLLLNRRGFANFLMCRECGCVPECPHCSTALTYHERGHLLACHTCGRTWPVRAFPDPSTSCPNCGSRYLAAFGVGTQRVEDELAMLLPQDVEVIRMDADTTRAKGAHQRLLERFDAAECAVLVGTQMIAKGLDFPEVTLVGVINADTMLKLPDFRAAERTYDLLEQVAGRAGRGSRPGEVIVQTYWATHPAMRAVASHDRATFLDAELAERAQAHYPPFSRLANVVVWGRSEGDVRSVCDEMAAAVRERVRGSAGWEVLGPADCVKARVKDRFRRHLMVKAPADADLGGMLGELAASIPRRAGSNMAVDIDAYDLM from the coding sequence ATGCCCTACGCGAGCGTCGTGCTCGACATACCCACGCGCGCGCTGGGCACGGCCTTCGACTACGCCGTGCCGCCCGCGCTCGCCGCCGACGCCGTCACGGGGGCCACGGTGCTCGTGACCTTTGCGCGGCGTGCCGCCGTGGGCTACGTCGTCGCCGTGCGCGACGAGCCGCCCGAGGGCGTGCCGGCCGAGAAGATCCGGCCGATCGAGCAGGTCCTCGCCCCGGCGGCCTTCGACGACGTCGCCGCGCGCGTCGCCGCCTGGATGGCGCGCGAGTACGCCTGCCCTCTCGCCGAGGCGGTCCGCCCCTTCCTCGCCCCGGGGCAGAAGGTCCGCGTCACGCGCGCTGCCGAGGGAGCCCCCTGGGAGCTCCAGACCGAGCGCGCCGGAGCCGTCGACGACCGCTGGGCCCGGCTCGCCCCCGCCGCCAACGACTACGAGCCGCCGCGCTCGGCCTCGCGCCAGCGCGCCGTGATCGAGGCGCTGCTCACCGGCCCCCTGCGCGTGGCCGAGCTCTCCGCGACCATCCCGGGCGCCGCAAGCGCGGTCGCCGCGCTTGAGCGGCGCGGCGTCGTGGCGGTCACGCGCCGCCGCCGCCTGCGCGGCTCGGACGACACCACGCTCTCCTCGGCCGCCGCCCCTCGCCCCGAACGCCTCACCGACGGCCAGCGGGCCGCCCTCGACGCCATCGAGCGCGCTCGCGCCGCCGGCCGCGGTGACGTGGTCCTCGTCGACGGCGTCACCGGCTCCGGCAAGACCGAGGTCTACCTCGCCGCCATCGAGCGCGCGCTCGCCGACGGGCGCGGCGCCCTCGTGCTCGTGCCCGAGATCTCCCTCACGGCCCAGACCGTCGGCCGCTTCCGCAGCCGCTTCGGCGACGAGGTGGCCGTGCTGCACAGCCGCCTCTCCACCGGCGAGCGCTTCGACCAGTGGGACCTCGTGCGCCAGGGCGCCGCGCGCGTGGTGGTCGGCGCCCGCTCCGCGCTCTTCGCCCCGCTCGCCGAGGTCGGGCTCGTCATCATCGACGAGGAGCACGAGGGCTCCTACAAGCAGGACAAGTCGCCGCGCTACCATGCGCGCGAGGTCGCGGCCGAGCTCGCGCGCGAGCGCGGCGCCGCGCTCGTCCTGGGATCGGCCACGCCCTCGCTCGAGAGCCTCGAGCGCTGCCGCGCGGGCGGCTTCCGCGGCGCGCGCTGGACGCGCGTCGAGATGCCGGAGCGCCCCGGCGCGGCCGTCCTGCCGCGTGTCACGGTCGTCGACATGGCGGAGCAGTTCCGCGGCGGCGGGCGCTCGATCTTCTCGGCCCCGCTCGCCGACGCCCTGCTCGACGTCGCACGGAGGCGCGAGAAGGCGGTGCTGCTCCTCAACCGGCGCGGATTCGCGAACTTCCTCATGTGCCGCGAGTGCGGCTGCGTGCCCGAGTGCCCGCACTGCTCGACGGCGCTCACCTACCACGAGCGCGGCCACCTGCTCGCCTGCCACACCTGCGGCAGGACCTGGCCGGTGCGTGCCTTCCCGGACCCGTCCACGAGCTGCCCCAACTGCGGGAGCCGCTACCTCGCCGCCTTTGGCGTCGGCACGCAGCGCGTGGAGGACGAGCTCGCCATGCTGCTGCCGCAGGACGTCGAGGTCATCCGCATGGACGCCGACACCACGCGCGCCAAGGGCGCCCACCAGCGCCTCCTGGAGCGGTTCGACGCCGCGGAGTGCGCGGTGCTCGTCGGCACGCAGATGATCGCCAAGGGGCTCGACTTCCCCGAGGTCACGCTCGTGGGCGTCATCAACGCCGACACCATGCTCAAGCTGCCGGACTTTCGCGCCGCGGAGCGCACCTACGACCTGCTCGAGCAGGTGGCCGGGCGCGCCGGGCGCGGGTCGCGCCCGGGCGAGGTCATCGTCCAGACCTACTGGGCGACGCACCCCGCCATGCGGGCGGTGGCCTCCCACGACCGCGCCACGTTCCTCGACGCCGAGCTCGCCGAGCGCGCGCAGGCCCACTACCCCCCGTTCTCCCGGCTTGCCAACGTGGTCGTGTGGGGGCGCTCGGAGGGCGACGTGCGCTCGGTCTGCGACGAGATGGCCGCGGCGGTGCGCGAGCGGGTGCGTGGGTCGGCGGGCTGGGAGGTCCTGGGGCCGGCCGACTGCGTCAAGGCCCGCGTGAAGGACCGCTTCCGCCGCCACCTCATGGTGAAGGCGCCCGCGGACGCCGACCTCGGCGGAATGCTCGGGGAGCTCGCCGCATCGATTCCGCGCCGGGCGGGTAGTAACATGGCAGTGGACATTGACGCCTACGACCTCATGTAG
- a CDS encoding GtrA family protein produces MSESAQPGAATGLRGLVAQFLKFGVVGTVAFVIDFGVMVLLREAFGIEPVVAATVSFCVSVIFNYAASMRYVFARRDDMGRARELATFVALSVVGLGINDALMLLGTEALQWDYRLVKIAATVVVMVWNFVSRKVFLERHDAR; encoded by the coding sequence ATGAGTGAGTCCGCGCAGCCTGGGGCGGCGACCGGCCTGAGGGGCCTCGTCGCGCAGTTCCTGAAATTCGGCGTCGTGGGAACCGTGGCGTTCGTCATAGACTTTGGCGTTATGGTCCTGCTCAGGGAGGCGTTCGGCATCGAGCCGGTCGTCGCGGCGACGGTCTCGTTCTGCGTCTCGGTCATCTTCAACTACGCGGCGAGCATGCGCTACGTCTTCGCGCGGCGCGACGACATGGGACGCGCCCGCGAGCTCGCGACCTTCGTCGCGCTCTCCGTCGTCGGCCTCGGCATCAACGACGCCCTCATGCTCCTCGGCACCGAGGCGCTCCAGTGGGACTACCGTCTCGTGAAGATCGCCGCGACGGTCGTCGTCATGGTCTGGAACTTCGTCTCGCGCAAGGTCTTCCTCGAGCGGCACGACGCGCGCTGA
- a CDS encoding YfhO family protein codes for MEQERDRRLARPRRERARAAALYALAFALPVALLCAWAAAAGVRPFGPTSMLTEDLMYQYADFYEWYRRVLSGRESLFYTFSTSLGNNAWGLWSYYLASPFNLVALLFPLERLGDAIFIISAAKLGLMGVSATLYLRRRFSLPGGASLALALCLSGSLWVATQLRNPMWMDAMILLPLVALAAWRCVTRGRWAALLVALVCAIASCWYTGYMTVLFTVCVSMLEWFVAPADGTERLRGTRAVSLVCGVLCCALLLSAWTLYPTVAAQLGSWSPFRTVALLSLSAVVLVLGLLLLDGRLPDGVVRGLGRAALVVAGVGVVALGGYYAVRLLGTGSLGEVAARVTPFRVENLVSSPFLGTYQDKFSPQLYVGYLPLVGSIALLADGSLARRLRAGALAAICLAVLSVVFTVLYVAWCGFAVPHGFHSRTAFLVVFATVWTCALYLSRRSVAAPSRGAVAGVALLAALSVPCSLAGPVHAGWLIVAGAVLMALYLVLLSSRLRVPACAALLALVFAELALSGGSVWPELYSYTQEQHETYVATARGEMAGLRELDGGFYRVEKTYTRAADAALNEGLSQGFYRLASYVSGSNPAAIALLNSLGYSHPGEFSTGYRTPVLPSDTLLGVRYVFSRVPVNALSRVDAPFLAEGDLLFENPDALSVGYASSADVASFSPRGAGDPFACQNQLASALLGRDVELYVPLDSSVVADGEGTRSWRVAVPAGTLACSWLASASEVPYRYSVDDPTAAWTASAEAGGAAWDNTRFSHAVRMLGDVSDEPREVVVTVQSAEGAAGTATDALPEDASCLFFGMDEGVYRELVRELSQEQLEVTEWSGARLAGTFTASGERDGLLLTVPHDAGWTILLDGEEVEGTAAAGGALTFVRVPGAGAHELEMSYVPPMLRAGCAVTLVAGVALAARAWRLRRPGGRRGRGASALQ; via the coding sequence GTGGAGCAGGAGAGGGACCGACGCCTTGCCCGGCCGCGCCGCGAGCGTGCGCGCGCCGCGGCGCTCTACGCCCTCGCCTTCGCGCTGCCGGTCGCCCTGCTCTGCGCATGGGCCGCCGCGGCGGGCGTGAGGCCCTTCGGCCCGACGTCCATGCTCACCGAGGACCTCATGTATCAGTACGCGGACTTCTACGAGTGGTATCGCAGGGTCCTCTCCGGCCGGGAGTCGCTCTTCTACACGTTCTCCACGAGCCTGGGGAACAACGCGTGGGGGCTGTGGTCGTACTACCTCGCCAGCCCGTTCAACCTTGTCGCCCTGCTGTTTCCGCTCGAGCGCCTGGGTGACGCCATCTTCATCATCTCCGCCGCCAAGCTGGGCCTCATGGGGGTGTCTGCGACCCTCTACCTCCGCCGGCGCTTCTCGCTGCCGGGCGGTGCCTCCCTCGCCCTGGCGCTGTGCCTCTCGGGCTCCCTCTGGGTCGCCACCCAGCTGAGAAACCCGATGTGGATGGACGCGATGATCCTCCTGCCGCTGGTCGCCCTCGCCGCATGGCGCTGCGTGACGCGCGGGCGCTGGGCGGCGCTGCTCGTCGCGCTCGTGTGCGCGATCGCGAGCTGCTGGTACACCGGCTACATGACGGTCCTCTTCACGGTCTGCGTGTCCATGCTCGAGTGGTTCGTCGCCCCGGCCGACGGCACCGAGCGCCTGCGCGGCACGCGCGCCGTCTCGCTCGTCTGCGGCGTCCTCTGCTGCGCGCTGCTGCTCAGCGCGTGGACGCTCTACCCCACGGTCGCCGCCCAGCTCGGGTCCTGGAGCCCGTTCAGGACCGTCGCGCTGCTCTCCCTCTCGGCGGTCGTGCTGGTGCTCGGGCTGCTCCTCCTCGACGGGAGGCTGCCGGACGGCGTCGTCCGCGGGCTCGGGCGCGCGGCGCTCGTCGTCGCGGGCGTCGGGGTCGTGGCGCTGGGAGGCTACTATGCGGTCAGGCTCCTGGGGACGGGCTCGCTCGGGGAGGTCGCGGCGAGGGTCACGCCCTTCAGGGTCGAGAACCTGGTCTCCAGCCCCTTCCTCGGCACCTACCAGGACAAGTTCTCCCCCCAGCTCTACGTGGGGTACCTCCCGCTCGTCGGGTCGATCGCGCTGCTTGCCGACGGGAGCCTCGCGCGGCGGCTGCGCGCGGGGGCGCTTGCGGCGATCTGCCTCGCCGTCCTCAGCGTGGTGTTCACGGTCCTCTACGTCGCCTGGTGCGGGTTCGCAGTGCCCCACGGCTTTCACAGCCGCACGGCGTTTCTCGTCGTGTTTGCGACCGTCTGGACGTGCGCGCTCTACCTCTCCAGGAGGTCGGTCGCGGCGCCGTCTCGCGGCGCCGTCGCCGGGGTCGCCCTCCTCGCCGCGCTCTCGGTTCCCTGCTCGCTCGCCGGCCCGGTGCATGCGGGGTGGCTGATCGTCGCAGGCGCCGTCCTCATGGCGCTCTACCTCGTCCTGCTCTCCTCCCGGCTCCGGGTGCCGGCGTGCGCCGCGCTCCTGGCGCTCGTCTTCGCCGAGCTCGCCCTGAGCGGCGGGAGCGTCTGGCCCGAGCTCTACTCCTACACGCAGGAGCAGCACGAGACGTACGTGGCGACCGCGCGCGGCGAGATGGCCGGGCTCAGGGAGCTCGACGGGGGCTTCTACCGCGTCGAGAAGACCTACACGCGCGCCGCGGACGCCGCGCTGAACGAGGGTCTCTCCCAGGGGTTCTACCGGCTCGCCTCCTACGTCTCGGGGAGCAACCCCGCCGCGATCGCCCTGCTCAACTCGCTCGGCTACTCCCATCCCGGGGAGTTCTCGACGGGCTACCGGACGCCGGTGCTGCCGAGCGACACGCTCCTCGGCGTGAGGTACGTCTTCTCGAGGGTGCCCGTCAATGCCCTCTCCCGGGTGGACGCCCCCTTCCTGGCGGAGGGGGACCTCCTCTTCGAGAACCCCGACGCGCTCTCCGTGGGGTACGCGTCCTCGGCGGACGTCGCGTCCTTCTCGCCGCGGGGCGCGGGCGACCCCTTTGCCTGCCAGAACCAGCTCGCGAGCGCCCTCCTGGGGCGGGACGTCGAGCTCTACGTCCCGCTCGACTCGAGCGTCGTGGCGGACGGGGAGGGCACGCGCTCGTGGCGCGTCGCGGTTCCCGCCGGCACGCTGGCGTGCTCCTGGCTCGCGTCCGCCTCCGAGGTCCCCTATCGCTATTCCGTCGACGACCCCACGGCGGCCTGGACCGCGAGCGCCGAGGCGGGGGGAGCGGCGTGGGACAACACGCGCTTCTCGCACGCGGTCCGGATGCTCGGGGACGTCTCGGACGAGCCGCGGGAGGTCGTCGTCACCGTCCAGAGCGCCGAGGGCGCGGCCGGGACGGCGACGGACGCGCTTCCCGAGGACGCCTCCTGCCTGTTCTTTGGGATGGACGAGGGGGTCTACCGGGAGCTCGTTCGCGAGCTGTCGCAGGAGCAGCTCGAGGTGACGGAGTGGTCAGGGGCGCGGCTCGCCGGCACGTTCACCGCCTCGGGCGAGAGGGACGGCCTGCTCCTCACCGTGCCCCATGACGCGGGCTGGACGATCCTGCTCGACGGCGAGGAGGTCGAGGGCACCGCAGCCGCCGGCGGCGCGCTGACGTTCGTTCGCGTGCCCGGTGCCGGCGCGCACGAGCTCGAGATGAGCTACGTGCCCCCGATGCTGCGCGCGGGCTGCGCGGTGACGCTCGTCGCGGGCGTCGCGCTCGCGGCGCGCGCCTGGCGCCTGCGGCGTCCCGGCGGGCGTCGGGGCAGGGGCGCCTCGGCGCTACAATAG
- the def gene encoding peptide deformylase — MKELEDIVLSPDPRLSQECAPIEKIDDEVRALAKRMLKVMYAADGCGLAGPQVGEMRQIVVIDVDWAGRGSKKNPYVLINPEVVVADGPEVEGSEGCLSFPGVSVRVSRPSHVIVRARNLDGDLMQYEASDNLMAVCLQHEIDHVRGVTMFDHLAPMARAEAEREYEAALAAGARPGETEV; from the coding sequence GTGAAGGAACTCGAAGACATCGTGCTCTCGCCCGACCCGCGTCTCTCGCAGGAGTGCGCGCCGATCGAGAAGATCGACGACGAGGTGCGCGCGCTGGCCAAGCGCATGCTCAAGGTCATGTACGCCGCCGACGGCTGCGGTCTCGCCGGCCCGCAGGTCGGCGAGATGCGCCAGATCGTGGTCATCGACGTCGACTGGGCTGGCAGGGGGTCAAAGAAGAACCCCTACGTGCTGATAAACCCCGAGGTCGTGGTCGCGGACGGCCCCGAGGTCGAGGGCAGCGAGGGCTGCCTCTCGTTCCCGGGCGTGAGCGTGCGCGTGAGCCGCCCCTCCCACGTCATCGTGCGCGCCCGCAACCTCGACGGCGACCTCATGCAGTACGAGGCGTCGGACAACCTGATGGCCGTCTGCCTCCAGCACGAGATCGACCACGTCCGCGGCGTGACGATGTTCGACCATCTGGCGCCGATGGCGCGCGCCGAGGCCGAGCGGGAGTACGAGGCGGCGCTGGCCGCCGGCGCCCGCCCGGGCGAGACCGAGGTCTAG
- the fmt gene encoding methionyl-tRNA formyltransferase, whose amino-acid sequence MRVVFMGTPDFAVPSLEALAERHDVALVLTRPDAVRGRGRALVPSPVKARALELGLPVLEAARITPEVADALRSAAADVFCVAAYGCILPDEALQMAPGGCVNVHASLLPRWRGAAPIQRAILAGDAETGVSIMRIGHGVDTGAYCAQARVAIAEKDARELTAELARVGAELLAEMLPAVVDGTAAWVEQDEALVTHAAKIEKRELMLDPADTVRANALRVRASGDTAPARCVVAGRGVRVCAARAGEGGVAPGAVLAAHGRVRLGCADGALEVLRVKPDGKREMEAGAWAAGLRGDGLAWGLA is encoded by the coding sequence ATGCGCGTCGTCTTCATGGGAACGCCGGACTTTGCCGTGCCGTCGCTCGAGGCGCTGGCCGAGAGGCATGACGTGGCGCTCGTGCTCACGCGCCCCGACGCCGTGCGCGGGCGCGGGAGGGCGCTCGTGCCCTCGCCGGTGAAGGCCCGCGCGCTCGAGCTGGGCCTCCCCGTGCTCGAGGCCGCGCGCATCACCCCGGAGGTGGCGGACGCCCTGCGCTCGGCTGCCGCCGACGTCTTCTGCGTGGCGGCCTACGGCTGCATCCTGCCTGACGAGGCGCTCCAGATGGCGCCCGGCGGCTGCGTCAACGTGCACGCGTCGCTTCTGCCGCGCTGGCGCGGCGCGGCGCCGATCCAGCGCGCGATCCTCGCCGGTGACGCCGAGACGGGCGTCTCCATCATGCGGATCGGCCACGGCGTGGACACCGGCGCGTACTGCGCGCAGGCTCGCGTGGCGATCGCCGAGAAGGACGCTCGCGAGCTCACGGCCGAGCTCGCGCGCGTGGGTGCAGAGCTCCTGGCCGAGATGCTGCCCGCCGTGGTCGACGGCACCGCCGCGTGGGTCGAGCAGGACGAGGCGCTCGTCACGCATGCCGCAAAGATCGAGAAGCGCGAGCTCATGCTCGACCCCGCCGACACCGTTCGCGCGAACGCGCTGCGGGTGCGGGCGTCCGGTGACACGGCCCCGGCACGCTGCGTCGTGGCCGGCCGCGGCGTGCGCGTGTGCGCCGCGCGCGCGGGCGAGGGGGGCGTCGCGCCCGGCGCCGTCCTCGCGGCGCACGGTCGCGTGCGGCTGGGCTGCGCGGACGGCGCGCTCGAGGTGCTGCGCGTCAAGCCGGACGGCAAGCGCGAGATGGAGGCCGGCGCGTGGGCCGCGGGCCTGCGCGGCGACGGTCTCGCCTGGGGGCTCGCGTAG
- a CDS encoding transcription antitermination factor NusB, with amino-acid sequence MARLSPARRVACALLGERRRRGARARDLLRGSESLSALPERDRAQATRLVMGTTAAEGALDALIDSHLRHGAKLEPRVRDALRLAAFELVYLDARADVAVSQGVELVRAVAPRAAGLANAVLRRVAEEDAPAVTEARERLAAGDSGARDLALVGAVPEWLAERALASLGAARAAAWASAALEPAGAWVAVNRAACAADEAAALLADAGCEPEPGPLPGSLLLRAPSRLAPSGLVERVSVMPCDLAAQEVALACAPAPGERVLEVGQGRGTKTLLLESAAIASGGPCEVTAVEVSPHKSELARRRMEAAGVAGHVRCVCADGRGLPDALGTFDLVFLDAPCSGTGTLARHPEVAWSLEPSVPAALAVLQAELLAAAAARVAPGGRLVYATCSVLAEENDAVVGALLAGSAGEGFELVRAGLTECAFPSDTHFHACLRRVR; translated from the coding sequence GTGGCGCGGCTCTCGCCGGCCCGGCGGGTCGCGTGCGCGCTTCTCGGCGAGCGCCGTCGGCGGGGCGCGCGGGCGCGCGACCTGCTGCGCGGCTCGGAGAGCCTCTCGGCGCTCCCCGAGCGCGACCGCGCCCAGGCGACGCGGCTCGTGATGGGGACGACCGCCGCCGAGGGCGCGCTCGACGCCCTGATCGACTCCCACCTGCGGCATGGGGCCAAGCTCGAGCCGCGCGTGCGAGACGCCCTGCGGCTCGCCGCCTTCGAGCTCGTCTACCTCGACGCCCGTGCCGACGTCGCGGTGAGCCAGGGCGTGGAGCTCGTTCGCGCGGTGGCGCCCCGGGCGGCGGGCCTCGCCAACGCCGTGCTGCGCCGCGTCGCGGAGGAGGACGCGCCCGCCGTCACGGAGGCGCGCGAGCGTCTGGCGGCAGGCGACTCCGGTGCCCGTGACCTTGCGCTCGTCGGCGCCGTTCCGGAGTGGCTCGCCGAGCGCGCGCTCGCCTCGCTCGGGGCCGCGCGCGCCGCCGCGTGGGCGTCGGCGGCGCTCGAGCCCGCGGGGGCCTGGGTCGCCGTCAACCGTGCGGCCTGCGCGGCGGACGAGGCTGCCGCCCTTCTTGCCGACGCCGGCTGCGAGCCGGAGCCGGGGCCGCTCCCAGGCTCGCTCCTCCTGCGGGCGCCGTCGCGGCTCGCGCCTTCCGGCCTGGTCGAGCGTGTCAGCGTCATGCCGTGCGACCTTGCGGCCCAGGAGGTCGCGCTCGCCTGCGCCCCGGCGCCCGGCGAGCGCGTGCTCGAGGTGGGGCAGGGGCGGGGCACCAAGACGCTGCTGCTCGAGAGTGCGGCGATCGCCTCCGGCGGCCCGTGCGAGGTCACCGCCGTCGAGGTCTCGCCGCACAAGTCCGAGCTCGCGCGGCGCCGCATGGAGGCCGCCGGGGTCGCCGGGCACGTCCGCTGCGTCTGTGCGGACGGCCGGGGGCTCCCCGACGCTCTCGGCACCTTTGACCTCGTCTTTCTCGACGCCCCCTGCTCCGGCACCGGCACGCTTGCTCGCCACCCGGAGGTCGCTTGGTCGCTCGAGCCGTCCGTGCCCGCGGCGCTCGCCGTCCTGCAGGCCGAGCTGCTCGCCGCGGCCGCCGCGCGCGTGGCGCCGGGCGGGAGGCTCGTCTACGCCACCTGCTCCGTCCTCGCGGAGGAGAACGACGCCGTGGTCGGGGCGCTTCTCGCCGGCTCCGCCGGCGAGGGCTTTGAACTCGTGCGCGCCGGCCTCACCGAGTGCGCCTTCCCCTCCGACACCCACTTCCACGCCTGCCTCCGCCGCGTCCGCTGA